From Brassica oleracea var. oleracea cultivar TO1000 chromosome C3, BOL, whole genome shotgun sequence, a single genomic window includes:
- the LOC106335473 gene encoding coatomer subunit beta'-3 isoform X2, whose amino-acid sequence MPLRLDIKKKFAQRSERVKSVDLHPTEPWILASLYSGTVCIWNYQTQTITKSFEVTELPVRSAKFIPRKQWVVAGADDMYIRVYNYNTMDKVKVFEAHSDYIRCVAVHPTLPYVLSSSDDMLIKLWDWENGWACTQIFEGHSHYVMQVVFNPKDTNTFASASLDRSIKIWNLGSPDPNFTLDAHQKGVNCVDYFTGGDKPYLITGSDDHTAKVWDYQTKSCVQTLEGHTHNVSAVCFHPELPIILTGSEDGTVRIWHATTYRLENTLNYALERVWAIGYIKSSRRVVIGYDEGTIMVKLGREIPVASMDSSGKIIWAKHNEIQTANIKSIGASYEVTDGERLPLAVKDLGTCDLYPQSLKHNPNGRFVVVCGDGEYIIYTALAWRNRSFGSGLEFVWSSEGECAVRESSSKIKIFNKNFQERKSIRPTFSAEKIFGGSLLAMCSNDFICFYDWAECRLIQRIDVTVKNLYWAESGDLVAIASDTSFYILKFNRDLVSSHFASGRQTDEEGVEDAFEVLHENDERVRTGIWVGDCFIYNNSSSKLNYCVGGEVTTMYHLDRPMYLLGYIANQSRVYLVDKEFNVIGYTLLLSLIEYKTLVMRGDLDKANEILPTIPKEQHNNVAHFLESRGMIEDALEVATDPDYRFELAIQLGRLQIAKEIAEEVQSESKWKQLGELAMSSGKLQLAEDCMKYAMDLSGLLLLYSSLGDAEGMSKLASLAKEQGKNNVAFLCLFMLGKLEDCLQLLVESNRIPEAALMARSYLPSKVSEIVALWRKDLSKVNSKAAESLADPEEYPNLFEDWQVALSVEANAVEARGVYAAAENYATRADQPFITLVEAFRNLQVEAVEPLENGDGDHEVEEENGHVENEGGEEEENEEEEMNQEEGVVDEDSTDGSAVLVNRSEGEEEWVLTPHQ is encoded by the exons ATG CCGCTCAGACTCGATATCAAG AAAAAATTTGCTCAACGATCAGAGCGAGTGAAATCTGTGGATCTGCATCCTACAGAGCCATG GATTCTAGCAAGTTTGTATTCTGGAACCGTGTGTATCTGGAACTACCAGACTCAG ACGATAACAAAATCCTTCGAGGTGACCGAATTGCCAG TTAGGTCGGCCAAGTTTATCCCACGCAAGCAATGGGTTGTGGCAGGAGCGGATGATATGTACATCCGTGTATACAACTACAACACAATGGACAAGGTTAAAGTGTTTGAGGCTCATTCCGATTACATTAGGTGTGTTGCTGTCCATCCGACCCTTCCATATGTGCTGTCATCTTCTGATGATATGCTCATAAAGCTCTGGGACTGGGAAAATGGTTGGGCCTGTACTCAGATCTTTGAGGGACATTCTCACTATGTGATGCAAGTGGTATTTAATCCAAAAGACACCAACACTTTTGCCAGTGCATCGCTTGACCGTTCCATAAAG ATATGGAATCTTGGCTCCCCAGACCCAAATTTTACACTGGATGCTCATCAGAAAGGAGTCAACTGCGTAGATTATTTCACAGGGGGTGATAAGCCCTATTTAATTACTGGCTCTGACGATCATACTGCTAAG GTATGGGACTATCAAACTAAAAGTTGTGTCCAGACGCTAGAAGGGCATACCCACAATGTATCTGCAGTATGTTTCCATCCAGAGCTTCCAATAATACTCACAGGTTCTGAGGATGGCACTGTTCGTATTTGGCACGCCACGACTTACAG GCTAGAGAACACATTGAATTATGCTCTCGAGAGAGTCTGGGCCATTGGTTACATAAAAAGTTCGCGTAG GGTTGTGATTGGATACGATGAAGGAACCATCATGGTCAAACTTGGACGAGAAATTCCTGTGGCTAGCATGGACAGTAGCGGAAAAATTATATGGGCTAAGCATAATGAAATCCAAACTGCAAACATCAAAAGTATTGGTGCCAGTTACGAG GTTACTGATGGAGAAAGACTTCCCTTGGCTGTTAAAGATCTGGGGACCTGTGATCTTTATCCACAA AGCTTGAAGCATAACCCAAACGGGAGGTTTGTCGTAGTCTGCGGGGATGGAGAGTACATAATCTACACAGCTTTGGCTTGGAGAAATAGGTCTTTCGGTTCTGGACTGGAATTTGTTTGGTCATCCGAGGGGGAATGTGCAGTTCGAGAGAGCTCGTCAAAGATAAAGATATTCAATAAAAATTTCCAG GAAAGGAAGAGTATTCGGCCTACTTTCTCAGCTGAGAAGATTTTTGGAGGATCCTTGTTAGCAATGTGTTCAAATGATTTCATCTGCTTTTATGATTGGGCTGAATGTAGGCTGATTCAGCGAATTGATGTCACAGTAAAG AATCTTTATTGGGCAGAAAGTGGTGATTTAGTTGCCATTGCTAGTGATACGTCGTTCTACATCCTGAAGTTCAAT CGTGACTTGGTTTCCTCCCATTTTGCTAGTGGAAGACAAACTGATGAAGAAGGTGTTGAGGATGCTTTTGAGGTTCTCCATGAGAATGATGAACGTGTTAGGACAGGTATATGGGTCGGGGACTGCTTCATTTACAACAACTCTTCTTCGAAGCTTAACTATTGTGTTGGAGGCGAG GTAACCACAATGTATCATTTGGACCGTCCAATGTATTTGTTAGGCTATATTGCCAACCAAAGTCGGGTCTACTTGGTAGACAAAGAATTCAA TGTCATAGGATATACCCTGCTGCTTAGCCTGATTGAATACAAGACTCTTGTGATGCGGGGTGATTTGGACAAAGCCAATGAAATTTTACCTACAATTCCTAAAGAGCAGCATAACAA TGTTGCTCATTTCTTGGAGTCTCGGGGAATGATTGAAGATGCTTTAGAAGTTGCGACAGATCCTGACTACAGGTTTGAGCTGGCCATACAATTGGGTAGGCTTCAAATTGCCAAG GAAATCGCTGAAGAAGTGCAGAGTGAGTCTAAATGGAAGCAGTTAGGAGAGTTAGCCATGTCTTCTGGGAAG CTCCAACTGGCCGAGGATTGCATGAAGTACGCTATGGATTTGAGTGGTTTGCTACTACTATATTCTTCTTTGGGAGATGCTGAAGGGATGTCAAAGCTTGCATCCCTTGCTAAGGAGCAGGGAAAGAACAATGTCGCCTTTCTTTGCTTATTCATGCTGGGTAAATTGGAAGATTGTCTGCAGTTATTGGTGGAGAG CAATCGGATACCAGAAGCTGCTCTGATGGCACGTTCTTATCTTCCAAGCAAAGTTTCAGAGATAGTAGCTCTTTGGAGGAAAGATCTAAGCAAG GTTAATTCGAAAGCAGCAGAGTCTTTGGCTGATCCTGAAGAGTACCCAAATCTTTTTGAGGATTGGCAAGTTGCTCTTTCTGTTGAAGCGAATGCTGTAGAGGCGAG GGGAGTTTATGCTGCTGCAGAAAATTATGCAACCCGGGCCGATCAACCTTTCATTACCCTCGTGGAAGCCTTCAGAAACCTGCAAGTTGAAGCAGTGGAACCACTTGAAAATGGAGACGGAGATCACGAG GTAGAAGAAGAAAATGGTCATGTAGAGAATGAAGGAGGTGAAGAGGAAGAGAATGAAGAAGAGGAAATGAATCAAGAAGAGGGAGTTGTTGATGAAGACTCTACAGATGGTAGTGCTGTACTTGTTAATAGAAGTGAGGGTGAGGAAGAGTGGG TGCTTACGCCACATCAGTAG
- the LOC106335473 gene encoding coatomer subunit beta'-3 isoform X1: MPLRLDIKKKFAQRSERVKSVDLHPTEPWILASLYSGTVCIWNYQTQTITKSFEVTELPVRSAKFIPRKQWVVAGADDMYIRVYNYNTMDKVKVFEAHSDYIRCVAVHPTLPYVLSSSDDMLIKLWDWENGWACTQIFEGHSHYVMQVVFNPKDTNTFASASLDRSIKIWNLGSPDPNFTLDAHQKGVNCVDYFTGGDKPYLITGSDDHTAKVWDYQTKSCVQTLEGHTHNVSAVCFHPELPIILTGSEDGTVRIWHATTYRLENTLNYALERVWAIGYIKSSRRVVIGYDEGTIMVKLGREIPVASMDSSGKIIWAKHNEIQTANIKSIGASYEVTDGERLPLAVKDLGTCDLYPQSLKHNPNGRFVVVCGDGEYIIYTALAWRNRSFGSGLEFVWSSEGECAVRESSSKIKIFNKNFQERKSIRPTFSAEKIFGGSLLAMCSNDFICFYDWAECRLIQRIDVTVKNLYWAESGDLVAIASDTSFYILKFNRDLVSSHFASGRQTDEEGVEDAFEVLHENDERVRTGIWVGDCFIYNNSSSKLNYCVGGEVTTMYHLDRPMYLLGYIANQSRVYLVDKEFNVIGYTLLLSLIEYKTLVMRGDLDKANEILPTIPKEQHNNVAHFLESRGMIEDALEVATDPDYRFELAIQLGRLQIAKEIAEEVQSESKWKQLGELAMSSGKLQLAEDCMKYAMDLSGLLLLYSSLGDAEGMSKLASLAKEQGKNNVAFLCLFMLGKLEDCLQLLVESNRIPEAALMARSYLPSKVSEIVALWRKDLSKVNSKAAESLADPEEYPNLFEDWQVALSVEANAVEARGVYAAAENYATRADQPFITLVEAFRNLQVEAVEPLENGDGDHEVEEENGHVENEGGEEEENEEEEMNQEEGVVDEDSTDGSAVLVNRSEGEEEWGTNSKDNQSA; the protein is encoded by the exons ATG CCGCTCAGACTCGATATCAAG AAAAAATTTGCTCAACGATCAGAGCGAGTGAAATCTGTGGATCTGCATCCTACAGAGCCATG GATTCTAGCAAGTTTGTATTCTGGAACCGTGTGTATCTGGAACTACCAGACTCAG ACGATAACAAAATCCTTCGAGGTGACCGAATTGCCAG TTAGGTCGGCCAAGTTTATCCCACGCAAGCAATGGGTTGTGGCAGGAGCGGATGATATGTACATCCGTGTATACAACTACAACACAATGGACAAGGTTAAAGTGTTTGAGGCTCATTCCGATTACATTAGGTGTGTTGCTGTCCATCCGACCCTTCCATATGTGCTGTCATCTTCTGATGATATGCTCATAAAGCTCTGGGACTGGGAAAATGGTTGGGCCTGTACTCAGATCTTTGAGGGACATTCTCACTATGTGATGCAAGTGGTATTTAATCCAAAAGACACCAACACTTTTGCCAGTGCATCGCTTGACCGTTCCATAAAG ATATGGAATCTTGGCTCCCCAGACCCAAATTTTACACTGGATGCTCATCAGAAAGGAGTCAACTGCGTAGATTATTTCACAGGGGGTGATAAGCCCTATTTAATTACTGGCTCTGACGATCATACTGCTAAG GTATGGGACTATCAAACTAAAAGTTGTGTCCAGACGCTAGAAGGGCATACCCACAATGTATCTGCAGTATGTTTCCATCCAGAGCTTCCAATAATACTCACAGGTTCTGAGGATGGCACTGTTCGTATTTGGCACGCCACGACTTACAG GCTAGAGAACACATTGAATTATGCTCTCGAGAGAGTCTGGGCCATTGGTTACATAAAAAGTTCGCGTAG GGTTGTGATTGGATACGATGAAGGAACCATCATGGTCAAACTTGGACGAGAAATTCCTGTGGCTAGCATGGACAGTAGCGGAAAAATTATATGGGCTAAGCATAATGAAATCCAAACTGCAAACATCAAAAGTATTGGTGCCAGTTACGAG GTTACTGATGGAGAAAGACTTCCCTTGGCTGTTAAAGATCTGGGGACCTGTGATCTTTATCCACAA AGCTTGAAGCATAACCCAAACGGGAGGTTTGTCGTAGTCTGCGGGGATGGAGAGTACATAATCTACACAGCTTTGGCTTGGAGAAATAGGTCTTTCGGTTCTGGACTGGAATTTGTTTGGTCATCCGAGGGGGAATGTGCAGTTCGAGAGAGCTCGTCAAAGATAAAGATATTCAATAAAAATTTCCAG GAAAGGAAGAGTATTCGGCCTACTTTCTCAGCTGAGAAGATTTTTGGAGGATCCTTGTTAGCAATGTGTTCAAATGATTTCATCTGCTTTTATGATTGGGCTGAATGTAGGCTGATTCAGCGAATTGATGTCACAGTAAAG AATCTTTATTGGGCAGAAAGTGGTGATTTAGTTGCCATTGCTAGTGATACGTCGTTCTACATCCTGAAGTTCAAT CGTGACTTGGTTTCCTCCCATTTTGCTAGTGGAAGACAAACTGATGAAGAAGGTGTTGAGGATGCTTTTGAGGTTCTCCATGAGAATGATGAACGTGTTAGGACAGGTATATGGGTCGGGGACTGCTTCATTTACAACAACTCTTCTTCGAAGCTTAACTATTGTGTTGGAGGCGAG GTAACCACAATGTATCATTTGGACCGTCCAATGTATTTGTTAGGCTATATTGCCAACCAAAGTCGGGTCTACTTGGTAGACAAAGAATTCAA TGTCATAGGATATACCCTGCTGCTTAGCCTGATTGAATACAAGACTCTTGTGATGCGGGGTGATTTGGACAAAGCCAATGAAATTTTACCTACAATTCCTAAAGAGCAGCATAACAA TGTTGCTCATTTCTTGGAGTCTCGGGGAATGATTGAAGATGCTTTAGAAGTTGCGACAGATCCTGACTACAGGTTTGAGCTGGCCATACAATTGGGTAGGCTTCAAATTGCCAAG GAAATCGCTGAAGAAGTGCAGAGTGAGTCTAAATGGAAGCAGTTAGGAGAGTTAGCCATGTCTTCTGGGAAG CTCCAACTGGCCGAGGATTGCATGAAGTACGCTATGGATTTGAGTGGTTTGCTACTACTATATTCTTCTTTGGGAGATGCTGAAGGGATGTCAAAGCTTGCATCCCTTGCTAAGGAGCAGGGAAAGAACAATGTCGCCTTTCTTTGCTTATTCATGCTGGGTAAATTGGAAGATTGTCTGCAGTTATTGGTGGAGAG CAATCGGATACCAGAAGCTGCTCTGATGGCACGTTCTTATCTTCCAAGCAAAGTTTCAGAGATAGTAGCTCTTTGGAGGAAAGATCTAAGCAAG GTTAATTCGAAAGCAGCAGAGTCTTTGGCTGATCCTGAAGAGTACCCAAATCTTTTTGAGGATTGGCAAGTTGCTCTTTCTGTTGAAGCGAATGCTGTAGAGGCGAG GGGAGTTTATGCTGCTGCAGAAAATTATGCAACCCGGGCCGATCAACCTTTCATTACCCTCGTGGAAGCCTTCAGAAACCTGCAAGTTGAAGCAGTGGAACCACTTGAAAATGGAGACGGAGATCACGAG GTAGAAGAAGAAAATGGTCATGTAGAGAATGAAGGAGGTGAAGAGGAAGAGAATGAAGAAGAGGAAATGAATCAAGAAGAGGGAGTTGTTGATGAAGACTCTACAGATGGTAGTGCTGTACTTGTTAATAGAAGTGAGGGTGAGGAAGAGTGGGGTACGAATAGTAAAGACAACCAGTCAGCCTAA
- the LOC106328458 gene encoding nuclear pore complex protein NUP50B-like produces the protein MGDSENAQQPPSKKRGALKELSRDNPGLDDDDQDSTALESGTFKTASEEALATRRIVRGVGCKSGTVITEEAKDDNGNSNTDKGSDCGADKSEAVDGGETAEDGTKTTIETQKAKDDEGSDCGVDKDSAGDQTEKEGTDNSGAFTSFEQHSTGKNAFTGFASTGFFSFGSGSLTEQPSSSVFGTESAGTTTIFPSKEEVSVETGEENERAAFTAADSVLFEYLEGGWKERGKGEVKLNVSTTDSRKARLLMRSKGNYRLILNASLYPEMKLASVDKKSITFACVNSVRESKSGLSTFALKFKDPAIVEKFREVIEEHKKSKPVSVKAAAAATPENSPEG, from the coding sequence ATGGGGGACTCAGAAAATGCTCAGCAGCCACCTTCGAAAAAGAGAGGTGCTTTGAAGGAGCTGTCACGTGACAACCCTGGTCTTGATGATGATGATCAAGACTCTACTGCTCTTGAGAGTGGTACCTTCAAGACTGCAAGTGAGGAGGCGTTGGCTACCAGAAGAATCGTCAGAGGTGTTGGCTGCAAGAGTGGAACTGTTATTACTGAAGAGGCTAAAGATGACAATGGCAACAGCAACACTGATAAGGGTAGTGACTGTGGTGCTGACAAGAGTGAAGCAGTTGATGGTGGAGAGACAGCTGAAGATGGAACAAAAACAACAATAGAGACTCAAAAGGCTAAAGATGATGAGGGGAGTGACTGTGGTGTTGACAAGGATTCAGCTGGTGATCAGACTGAGAAAGAAGGCACTGATAACAGTGGAGCCTTTACCTCATTCGAGCAGCATTCAACTGGCAAAAACGCATTCACAGGGTTCGCAAGTACAGGCTTCTTCTCCTTCGGTTCCGGGTCTCTGACTGAACAGCCATCCTCTTCTGTCTTCGGTACAGAGAGCGCTGGAACTACTACCATCTTCCCATCAAAGGAAGAGGTTTCAGTGGAAACAGGAGAAGAGAACGAGAGAGCAGCCTTCACAGCAGCTGATTCAGTATTGTTCGAATACCTTGAAGGGGGATGGAAAGAGCGTGGGAAAGGAGAAGTCAAGCTAAACGTATCGACAACCGATAGCAGAAAAGCAAGGCTATTAATGAGATCAAAAGGAAACTACAGGTTGATCTTAAACGCAAGTCTATACCCGGAGATGAAACTGGCGAGCGTGGACAAGAAAAGCATCACATTTGCTTGTGTGAATAGTGTAAGGGAATCCAAGAGTGGCTTATCTACGTTTGCTCTCAAGTTCAAGGACCCAGCCATTGTGGAAAAGTTCAGAGAAGTTATCGAAGAACATAAAAAGAGTAAACCCGTTAGTGTAAAAGCAGCAGCAGCAGCGACACCTGAGAACTCGCCCGAGGGCTAA
- the LOC106329401 gene encoding uncharacterized protein LOC106329401 — translation MLGYIESIIGKKNGCDIVSSRLRSFSAASVLESHTGVKSLSPSMALTVAGSTSPPLPPSEPPDPDIGVAFPVDPPDLPVPPDPPPSLILHDPMFHPCPTCALRLLRASLSPDLSMTFTKLDKSLDMKPLKLILTHLALVSSIHRYELMRSRSGPSIG, via the exons ATGTTGGGGTACATAGAAAGCATTATAGGTAAAAAGAACGGGTGTGATATCGTATCTAGCCGCCTCCGAAGCTT CTCCGCCGCGTCGGTGCTTGAGTCACACACTGGCGTGAAGTCTTTGTCTCCCTCCATGGCGTTAACTGTAGCTGGCTCAACTTCTCCTCCTCTCCCGCCCTCTGAACCTCCAGATCCAGACATCGGCGTAGCCTTTCCGGTGGACCCTCCTGACCTTCCAGTCCCTCCTGACCCCCCACCGTCTCTCATCCTCCATGACCCCATGTTTCACCCCTGTCCCACATGTGCTTTACGGTTACTTCGAGCATCACTATCTCCAGATCTGAGCATGACGTTCACAAAACTTGACAAATCTCTGGATATGAAACCGCTGAAGCTGATTCTAACTCATCTGGCCCTAGTCTCTTCAATCCATCGTTATGAGCTCATGAGATCTAGAAGCGGGCCTTCCATCGGTTGA
- the LOC106335473 gene encoding coatomer subunit beta'-3 isoform X3 encodes MPLRLDIKKKFAQRSERVKSVDLHPTEPWILASLYSGTVCIWNYQTQTITKSFEVTELPVRSAKFIPRKQWVVAGADDMYIRVYNYNTMDKVKVFEAHSDYIRCVAVHPTLPYVLSSSDDMLIKLWDWENGWACTQIFEGHSHYVMQVVFNPKDTNTFASASLDRSIKIWNLGSPDPNFTLDAHQKGVNCVDYFTGGDKPYLITGSDDHTAKVWDYQTKSCVQTLEGHTHNVSAVCFHPELPIILTGSEDGTVRIWHATTYRLENTLNYALERVWAIGYIKSSRRVVIGYDEGTIMVKLGREIPVASMDSSGKIIWAKHNEIQTANIKSIGASYEVTDGERLPLAVKDLGTCDLYPQSLKHNPNGRFVVVCGDGEYIIYTALAWRNRSFGSGLEFVWSSEGECAVRESSSKIKIFNKNFQERKSIRPTFSAEKIFGGSLLAMCSNDFICFYDWAECRLIQRIDVTVKNLYWAESGDLVAIASDTSFYILKFNRDLVSSHFASGRQTDEEGVEDAFEVLHENDERVRTGIWVGDCFIYNNSSSKLNYCVGGEVTTMYHLDRPMYLLGYIANQSRVYLVDKEFNVIGYTLLLSLIEYKTLVMRGDLDKANEILPTIPKEQHNNVAHFLESRGMIEDALEVATDPDYRFELAIQLGRLQIAKEIAEEVQSESKWKQLGELAMSSGKLQLAEDCMKYAMDLSGLLLLYSSLGDAEGMSKLASLAKEQGKNNVAFLCLFMLGKLEDCLQLLVESNRIPEAALMARSYLPSKVSEIVALWRKDLSKVNSKAAESLADPEEYPNLFEDWQVALSVEANAVEARGVYAAAENYATRADQPFITLVEAFRNLQVEAVEPLENGDGDHEVEEENGHVENEGGEEEENEEEEMNQEEGVVDEDSTDVLTPHQ; translated from the exons ATG CCGCTCAGACTCGATATCAAG AAAAAATTTGCTCAACGATCAGAGCGAGTGAAATCTGTGGATCTGCATCCTACAGAGCCATG GATTCTAGCAAGTTTGTATTCTGGAACCGTGTGTATCTGGAACTACCAGACTCAG ACGATAACAAAATCCTTCGAGGTGACCGAATTGCCAG TTAGGTCGGCCAAGTTTATCCCACGCAAGCAATGGGTTGTGGCAGGAGCGGATGATATGTACATCCGTGTATACAACTACAACACAATGGACAAGGTTAAAGTGTTTGAGGCTCATTCCGATTACATTAGGTGTGTTGCTGTCCATCCGACCCTTCCATATGTGCTGTCATCTTCTGATGATATGCTCATAAAGCTCTGGGACTGGGAAAATGGTTGGGCCTGTACTCAGATCTTTGAGGGACATTCTCACTATGTGATGCAAGTGGTATTTAATCCAAAAGACACCAACACTTTTGCCAGTGCATCGCTTGACCGTTCCATAAAG ATATGGAATCTTGGCTCCCCAGACCCAAATTTTACACTGGATGCTCATCAGAAAGGAGTCAACTGCGTAGATTATTTCACAGGGGGTGATAAGCCCTATTTAATTACTGGCTCTGACGATCATACTGCTAAG GTATGGGACTATCAAACTAAAAGTTGTGTCCAGACGCTAGAAGGGCATACCCACAATGTATCTGCAGTATGTTTCCATCCAGAGCTTCCAATAATACTCACAGGTTCTGAGGATGGCACTGTTCGTATTTGGCACGCCACGACTTACAG GCTAGAGAACACATTGAATTATGCTCTCGAGAGAGTCTGGGCCATTGGTTACATAAAAAGTTCGCGTAG GGTTGTGATTGGATACGATGAAGGAACCATCATGGTCAAACTTGGACGAGAAATTCCTGTGGCTAGCATGGACAGTAGCGGAAAAATTATATGGGCTAAGCATAATGAAATCCAAACTGCAAACATCAAAAGTATTGGTGCCAGTTACGAG GTTACTGATGGAGAAAGACTTCCCTTGGCTGTTAAAGATCTGGGGACCTGTGATCTTTATCCACAA AGCTTGAAGCATAACCCAAACGGGAGGTTTGTCGTAGTCTGCGGGGATGGAGAGTACATAATCTACACAGCTTTGGCTTGGAGAAATAGGTCTTTCGGTTCTGGACTGGAATTTGTTTGGTCATCCGAGGGGGAATGTGCAGTTCGAGAGAGCTCGTCAAAGATAAAGATATTCAATAAAAATTTCCAG GAAAGGAAGAGTATTCGGCCTACTTTCTCAGCTGAGAAGATTTTTGGAGGATCCTTGTTAGCAATGTGTTCAAATGATTTCATCTGCTTTTATGATTGGGCTGAATGTAGGCTGATTCAGCGAATTGATGTCACAGTAAAG AATCTTTATTGGGCAGAAAGTGGTGATTTAGTTGCCATTGCTAGTGATACGTCGTTCTACATCCTGAAGTTCAAT CGTGACTTGGTTTCCTCCCATTTTGCTAGTGGAAGACAAACTGATGAAGAAGGTGTTGAGGATGCTTTTGAGGTTCTCCATGAGAATGATGAACGTGTTAGGACAGGTATATGGGTCGGGGACTGCTTCATTTACAACAACTCTTCTTCGAAGCTTAACTATTGTGTTGGAGGCGAG GTAACCACAATGTATCATTTGGACCGTCCAATGTATTTGTTAGGCTATATTGCCAACCAAAGTCGGGTCTACTTGGTAGACAAAGAATTCAA TGTCATAGGATATACCCTGCTGCTTAGCCTGATTGAATACAAGACTCTTGTGATGCGGGGTGATTTGGACAAAGCCAATGAAATTTTACCTACAATTCCTAAAGAGCAGCATAACAA TGTTGCTCATTTCTTGGAGTCTCGGGGAATGATTGAAGATGCTTTAGAAGTTGCGACAGATCCTGACTACAGGTTTGAGCTGGCCATACAATTGGGTAGGCTTCAAATTGCCAAG GAAATCGCTGAAGAAGTGCAGAGTGAGTCTAAATGGAAGCAGTTAGGAGAGTTAGCCATGTCTTCTGGGAAG CTCCAACTGGCCGAGGATTGCATGAAGTACGCTATGGATTTGAGTGGTTTGCTACTACTATATTCTTCTTTGGGAGATGCTGAAGGGATGTCAAAGCTTGCATCCCTTGCTAAGGAGCAGGGAAAGAACAATGTCGCCTTTCTTTGCTTATTCATGCTGGGTAAATTGGAAGATTGTCTGCAGTTATTGGTGGAGAG CAATCGGATACCAGAAGCTGCTCTGATGGCACGTTCTTATCTTCCAAGCAAAGTTTCAGAGATAGTAGCTCTTTGGAGGAAAGATCTAAGCAAG GTTAATTCGAAAGCAGCAGAGTCTTTGGCTGATCCTGAAGAGTACCCAAATCTTTTTGAGGATTGGCAAGTTGCTCTTTCTGTTGAAGCGAATGCTGTAGAGGCGAG GGGAGTTTATGCTGCTGCAGAAAATTATGCAACCCGGGCCGATCAACCTTTCATTACCCTCGTGGAAGCCTTCAGAAACCTGCAAGTTGAAGCAGTGGAACCACTTGAAAATGGAGACGGAGATCACGAG GTAGAAGAAGAAAATGGTCATGTAGAGAATGAAGGAGGTGAAGAGGAAGAGAATGAAGAAGAGGAAATGAATCAAGAAGAGGGAGTTGTTGATGAAGACTCTACAGATG TGCTTACGCCACATCAGTAG